One window from the genome of bacterium encodes:
- a CDS encoding 7-cyano-7-deazaguanine synthase — MKAIALLSGGLDSTLAIKIILEQGIEVEAVNFFTPFCQCNRKESGCGHEAKKVTDRFGIKLKMFNISTEYLKMLKSPKYGYGRNLNPCIDCRILMNKKTKEYMGKIGASFVIT, encoded by the coding sequence ATGAAAGCAATAGCCTTACTTTCAGGAGGATTAGATAGTACTTTAGCCATAAAGATTATTCTTGAGCAGGGTATTGAAGTAGAGGCGGTTAATTTCTTCACTCCTTTCTGTCAATGTAATCGCAAAGAAAGTGGTTGCGGACATGAGGCAAAGAAAGTAACGGATAGATTTGGAATAAAGCTAAAAATGTTCAATATCTCCACTGAATATCTTAAGATGTTAAAAAGCCCTAAATATGGCTATGGAAGAAATCTAAATCCTTGTATTGACTGTAGAATCTTAATGAACAAAAAAACTAAAGAGTACATGGGAAAGATAGGCGCATCATTTGTAATTAC